A genomic region of Polyangiaceae bacterium contains the following coding sequences:
- a CDS encoding SBBP repeat-containing protein translates to MKCNATWITLTISSYFVLSIGCSYTPPQSNGSGGQGGNAASSSSGTGGDGGTAGAGGTGGIAGAGGQAGGGGSPPCVDKEVRSCYGGPFPAKGKGLCQPVEQTCEDGVWPECKGFVVPTSEACASQDDTNCDGFVGCTGTAIKAQSELTPGDDMILAMVTTPAEGGFDGVSYAVGIRNALIQNLLADVPPTSSQVLFWRRQRLGGVNDWSGQFSFMPFQPGAGTAYGTGVAYNTTTDEIIVVGVTNNGLLAAMGQAPLALTLKNGFLTVFSINGTAKFIKAIGNPAEAGDTVEARAVAVDSSGNIYVVGHYTGSINFGGQMDAPTGAGRDGFIVSYTSTGMFRWQTFFTGAGDQSVDAIRINENNEIFIAARFADTVAFNAGVVTASGANDILLARILDSNNPSEAGSALWSVTVGGDQDDLVGGLAASTHAVYLSGMFRGNIVLGPSSVQSTDTSPFWDTYVAQFSTAKGEASNAFPMVHAGTQAIRSIAIDSFGDVVVAGAFSSSLPTNVGALFTTGANDFDAFAMKLDGKLTPRWATDFGDTLLQVAPAVVIGSTTGHVIIGGGFQSTLTGIPNPPSNTGDFDAFTAELAN, encoded by the coding sequence ATGAAATGCAACGCAACTTGGATTACGCTAACCATCAGCAGCTATTTCGTACTCTCGATAGGCTGCTCCTACACGCCTCCGCAGTCGAATGGTAGCGGCGGACAAGGCGGCAATGCGGCATCGAGCTCGTCCGGAACGGGTGGCGACGGTGGCACGGCTGGTGCCGGCGGTACGGGCGGGATTGCCGGCGCGGGCGGTCAAGCAGGTGGTGGTGGAAGCCCACCGTGCGTCGACAAGGAAGTTCGGTCCTGTTATGGCGGGCCATTCCCCGCCAAAGGAAAAGGCTTGTGCCAGCCGGTCGAACAGACCTGCGAAGATGGCGTGTGGCCAGAATGCAAAGGGTTTGTTGTGCCAACCTCCGAGGCGTGCGCGTCGCAAGACGATACGAATTGCGACGGCTTCGTCGGATGCACCGGCACTGCCATCAAGGCACAAAGTGAGCTCACGCCTGGCGACGACATGATCCTCGCGATGGTGACGACGCCGGCCGAAGGGGGATTCGACGGGGTCTCGTACGCCGTTGGCATACGAAATGCCTTAATTCAGAATTTATTGGCGGACGTTCCGCCCACGTCGAGTCAAGTGCTTTTTTGGCGCCGTCAACGTTTGGGAGGCGTCAACGACTGGTCTGGGCAATTCAGCTTCATGCCGTTTCAACCCGGAGCGGGCACCGCCTATGGCACGGGCGTCGCTTATAACACGACAACGGATGAGATCATCGTCGTTGGTGTAACCAACAATGGCTTGCTGGCTGCGATGGGCCAGGCTCCACTCGCTCTGACGCTGAAGAATGGCTTTCTTACGGTTTTCAGCATCAATGGCACCGCCAAATTCATCAAAGCCATCGGCAATCCGGCGGAAGCAGGAGACACGGTCGAAGCGCGCGCCGTCGCGGTCGACAGCAGCGGCAATATCTATGTGGTTGGTCATTACACGGGTTCGATCAACTTCGGTGGCCAGATGGACGCGCCGACCGGCGCAGGCCGAGACGGATTCATCGTTTCTTATACATCGACCGGCATGTTCCGCTGGCAAACATTCTTCACTGGCGCCGGAGATCAATCCGTCGATGCCATTCGGATCAACGAAAACAATGAAATCTTCATCGCGGCACGGTTTGCCGACACCGTGGCGTTCAATGCAGGCGTTGTCACGGCTTCCGGAGCCAACGACATCCTCCTTGCACGGATTCTCGATTCGAATAATCCCTCCGAAGCCGGCAGTGCGCTGTGGAGCGTGACCGTAGGTGGCGACCAGGACGACCTCGTCGGCGGACTCGCCGCAAGCACCCATGCCGTGTATTTGTCTGGCATGTTCCGTGGCAATATCGTGCTCGGACCCTCGAGCGTGCAAAGTACGGATACCTCTCCCTTTTGGGACACGTACGTCGCACAGTTTTCGACCGCAAAGGGTGAAGCGAGCAATGCCTTCCCCATGGTGCACGCCGGTACGCAGGCCATACGCTCGATTGCAATCGATTCGTTCGGCGATGTCGTCGTTGCGGGCGCGTTTTCATCCAGTTTGCCAACGAACGTAGGTGCACTCTTCACGACGGGCGCCAACGATTTCGATGCATTCGCCATGAAACTCGACGGCAAGCTCACGCCACGATGGGCCACCGATTTTGGCGACACCTTGCTCCAGGTCGCTCCAGCGGTCGTCATCGGCTCGACCACGGGCCATGTCATCATTGGTGGCGGATTTCAAAGCACGCTGACTGGCATCCCGAACCCACCGAGCAATACCGGCGATTTCGACGCATTCACCGCGGAGCTCGCGAACTGA
- a CDS encoding protein kinase yields MKSKSKLRTTTTVQAYSVTVDRPDNGERIDETTPAPASTSNAALPGVGDVVGNVYRLTRLLGAGMFGKVYVAQREDVPEHQVALKILPKSHYAGRNVERELVMLATVGHPHVVQLKDHGMTNDYVWLTMPVYEGETLDARLARKPLDLREAYEIFTAVARGLEALHAAGLRHQDIKPENIFLAVFGGQVHPILLDLGAAAEREAHFVAGTALYASPEQLSMLRGEIDVPLSEKMDTYCLGATILVSLIGEARFPGTEANSLEELMKALDVRATRPLPEDMLPDAEGEPRELIEDAFRRWLAKDPAKRPTMKALAAQLDVLLEPEREVDRAEARARDKQRASLQRFRVAVAVLMLGAGATALWFFTKREKLRLMNEVENARALGQETLGNLDTCIASYVKAQSDTDKCKQGRKTDKKDYEERLEVQNKVCKSGEQKECVSEMNKLRDQHRDALKTCRDDTDEVKNLYDKLSETCSQDKQRLTTERDDQKALVEQKQNELKTLADERDRAHADATSCNTDREDLRKQLDAAKRAAAQVSYPTPAGGSTGAPSGTAAPPPSDPPPAPEPSPSPAGGADDDPYN; encoded by the coding sequence GTGAAATCGAAATCGAAGCTGCGCACGACGACGACGGTGCAGGCATACTCCGTGACCGTCGATCGCCCGGACAACGGAGAACGCATCGACGAAACGACGCCGGCTCCGGCGTCTACGTCGAACGCTGCCCTTCCTGGCGTCGGTGACGTGGTGGGCAACGTCTATCGCCTCACGCGGCTGCTCGGCGCCGGCATGTTCGGCAAAGTCTACGTCGCTCAGCGCGAGGACGTGCCCGAGCATCAGGTTGCGCTGAAGATCTTGCCCAAGTCCCACTACGCTGGGCGCAACGTCGAACGTGAGCTCGTGATGCTCGCGACCGTGGGCCATCCGCACGTCGTGCAGCTCAAAGATCACGGCATGACAAACGACTACGTGTGGCTCACGATGCCCGTGTACGAAGGGGAAACCCTCGACGCGCGCCTTGCTCGCAAGCCCCTCGACCTGCGTGAGGCGTACGAGATCTTCACGGCCGTCGCGCGTGGTCTCGAAGCCCTGCACGCGGCCGGTTTGCGCCATCAAGACATCAAACCGGAAAACATTTTCCTCGCCGTATTCGGCGGCCAAGTGCACCCCATCCTGCTCGATCTCGGCGCTGCCGCTGAACGCGAAGCGCATTTCGTCGCCGGAACCGCGCTCTATGCGTCACCCGAACAACTGTCGATGCTGCGCGGCGAAATTGACGTACCGCTCAGCGAAAAAATGGACACGTACTGCCTCGGCGCGACCATCCTGGTGTCGCTCATCGGCGAGGCGCGGTTTCCTGGTACCGAGGCAAACTCGCTCGAAGAGCTGATGAAGGCGCTCGATGTGCGAGCAACGAGGCCCCTTCCCGAGGACATGCTCCCGGATGCAGAAGGGGAACCTCGCGAGCTCATCGAGGATGCATTTCGTCGCTGGCTCGCGAAAGACCCGGCCAAACGCCCCACGATGAAGGCGCTCGCCGCGCAGCTCGACGTGCTGCTCGAACCCGAGCGCGAGGTCGATCGGGCGGAGGCACGCGCCCGCGACAAACAGCGAGCATCCCTGCAGCGCTTTCGTGTTGCCGTTGCCGTGCTGATGCTCGGCGCTGGAGCCACCGCGCTGTGGTTCTTCACCAAGCGCGAAAAGTTGCGCCTCATGAACGAAGTCGAAAACGCCCGAGCCTTGGGCCAAGAAACGCTCGGCAACCTCGACACCTGCATCGCGTCGTACGTCAAAGCGCAGAGCGACACCGACAAGTGCAAACAAGGCCGCAAGACCGACAAAAAGGACTACGAAGAGCGCCTCGAAGTGCAAAACAAGGTGTGCAAATCCGGTGAGCAGAAGGAATGCGTCAGCGAGATGAACAAGCTGCGGGATCAGCACCGAGACGCGTTGAAGACCTGTCGTGACGACACCGACGAAGTGAAGAACCTGTACGACAAACTCAGCGAGACGTGCAGCCAAGACAAACAGCGGCTCACGACGGAGCGAGACGATCAAAAGGCACTCGTCGAACAAAAACAGAACGAGCTGAAGACGCTCGCGGACGAACGCGATCGCGCGCACGCGGATGCAACGAGTTGCAACACCGACCGTGAAGACCTGCGCAAGCAGCTCGATGCCGCAAAACGCGCCGCAGCACAGGTATCGTACCCAACGCCGGCTGGAGGCAGCACGGGCGCGCCCTCGGGCACCGCTGCACCTCCGCCGTCGGATCCTCCGCCTGCTCCAGAGCCATCGCCATCACCTGCCGGCGGTGCTGACGACGACCCCTACAACTGA